A section of the Armatimonadota bacterium genome encodes:
- a CDS encoding CcmD family protein: MVYLFWAYWLVWVALVAYLMWLHHRTSQLHQEITRLEAQVREGKRTEPHGFVEDRQ, translated from the coding sequence ATGGTCTACCTGTTCTGGGCGTACTGGCTCGTGTGGGTGGCCCTGGTGGCGTACCTCATGTGGCTGCACCATCGGACGAGCCAACTTCATCAGGAGATCACGAGGCTGGAGGCCCAGGTGCGGGAGGGGAAGCGGACAGAACCGCACGGGTTCGTGGAGGATCGCCAGTGA
- the ccmA gene encoding heme ABC exporter ATP-binding protein CcmA, whose translation MSPVLSARGIRKALGEHRVLREVDLEVYPGEAVAIVGPNGSGKTTLLRVLATLLRPDRGSLRLFGLDPWHEPQAVRIRLGMTGHETFLYGGLTVEENLRLFAVLYGVAPERVEGLIQEGGLGARRGELVRNLSRGWQQRVSLVRALLPQPALLLLDEPFTGLDAEGSDWLRTTLLRYLASGGALVLTTHRPQEVAGLCHRILGLRDGRLVPEAGSSRPPATAALPGGGRVPGFWTAYRALVSKDLRIELRAREILLSMGTMALVALVLFSVAVGLDPAVVASAGPGILWTTVTFTALLGLGRAYELEQEQRAGWAVLASPVDRAAILGAKATSTFLWMLLVEALSLGVFAVLLNVDLDPRRVASLGAVLLLGSAGLGLPGTLLSVVAANTRLRQLMLPLLLVPLALPLLIGSVGATAKVLRGLPLGEAWPELRLVAAFAIILGAASLLLFEAVVEDGS comes from the coding sequence GTGTCCCCCGTACTCTCCGCGAGAGGGATCCGAAAAGCCCTGGGAGAGCACCGGGTGCTGCGGGAGGTGGACCTGGAGGTGTATCCCGGGGAGGCGGTGGCCATCGTGGGGCCCAACGGCTCGGGAAAGACCACCCTCCTGCGCGTCCTCGCCACCCTCTTGCGGCCGGATAGGGGGAGCTTGCGGCTGTTCGGTCTGGATCCGTGGCACGAACCCCAGGCCGTCCGGATCCGGTTGGGGATGACCGGGCACGAGACCTTCCTGTACGGCGGCCTCACCGTGGAGGAGAACCTGCGCCTGTTCGCCGTGCTCTACGGGGTAGCCCCCGAACGGGTGGAGGGGTTGATCCAGGAGGGCGGGCTGGGAGCGCGGCGGGGGGAGCTCGTGCGGAACCTCTCCCGGGGGTGGCAGCAGCGCGTAAGCCTCGTCCGGGCCCTCCTGCCCCAGCCCGCCCTCCTCCTCCTGGACGAGCCCTTTACGGGCCTGGACGCGGAGGGATCGGACTGGCTGCGCACCACCTTGCTCCGCTACCTTGCCTCCGGGGGGGCTTTGGTCCTCACCACCCACCGACCCCAGGAGGTGGCGGGACTCTGCCACCGGATCCTGGGCCTGCGGGACGGGCGGCTGGTGCCGGAGGCGGGATCCTCCCGCCCTCCGGCCACCGCGGCCTTGCCGGGAGGCGGCCGGGTTCCCGGATTCTGGACAGCCTACCGGGCGCTGGTCAGCAAGGACCTCCGGATCGAGTTGCGGGCCCGGGAGATCCTCCTTTCCATGGGGACCATGGCCCTCGTGGCCCTGGTGCTCTTCAGCGTGGCTGTGGGGCTGGACCCCGCGGTGGTGGCCTCCGCAGGGCCGGGGATCCTCTGGACCACCGTCACCTTCACCGCCCTCCTGGGGCTTGGGCGCGCGTATGAACTGGAGCAGGAGCAGCGGGCGGGGTGGGCCGTACTCGCGAGCCCCGTGGATCGGGCCGCCATCCTGGGCGCGAAGGCCACCAGCACCTTCCTGTGGATGCTGCTCGTGGAGGCTCTGAGCCTCGGCGTGTTCGCCGTGCTGCTGAACGTAGACTTGGATCCCCGCCGGGTGGCCTCCCTGGGCGCGGTCCTGTTGCTGGGCAGCGCAGGCCTGGGGCTCCCGGGAACCCTGCTCAGCGTGGTGGCCGCGAACACCCGCCTGCGGCAGCTGATGCTCCCGCTCCTCCTCGTGCCCCTGGCCCTCCCCCTCCTCATCGGCAGCGTGGGAGCCACGGCGAAGGTCCTGCGGGGACTGCCGCTGGGCGAGGCGTGGCCTGAATTGCGGCTGGTAGCTGCCTTTGCTATCATCCTGGGGGCCGCGAGTCTGCTGCTCTTCGAAGCCGTGGTGGAGGACGGATCTTGA
- the bshB1 gene encoding bacillithiol biosynthesis deacetylase BshB1, which produces MSRRALVLSPHPDDAEIGMGGTVALLVRQGWTVVLCDLTNGEPTPRGTPERRLREAAAAADILGVRRITLDLPNRFLLDTVEARKQVAGVIREVRPELLFVPYWEDAHPDHVQAAQLGEAARFYAKLTKSDIPGEPHYPRRVIHYFSTHYRMVRRPSFLVDVSETFERKLESVAAYRSQFEDERGNLWILDLLRTSAAYFGALVGVAYAEPFVMREEVGLRTLDALL; this is translated from the coding sequence ATGAGCCGGCGGGCCCTGGTGCTGAGCCCGCATCCGGACGACGCGGAGATCGGGATGGGCGGGACCGTGGCCCTCCTGGTCCGCCAGGGCTGGACGGTGGTGCTCTGCGACCTCACCAACGGCGAGCCCACCCCTCGGGGGACGCCCGAGCGCCGGCTCCGGGAGGCGGCCGCGGCCGCGGACATCCTGGGCGTGCGCCGCATCACCCTGGATCTTCCCAACCGGTTCCTCCTGGACACCGTGGAGGCCCGCAAACAGGTGGCAGGGGTGATCCGGGAGGTTCGGCCGGAGCTCCTGTTCGTGCCGTACTGGGAGGATGCCCATCCGGACCACGTCCAGGCCGCGCAGCTCGGGGAGGCCGCCCGGTTCTACGCGAAACTCACCAAGTCCGACATCCCCGGAGAGCCCCACTACCCGCGGCGGGTGATCCACTACTTCTCCACCCACTACCGGATGGTGCGGCGCCCCTCCTTCCTGGTGGACGTGAGCGAGACCTTCGAGCGCAAGCTGGAGAGCGTGGCTGCCTACCGCAGCCAGTTCGAGGACGAGCGGGGAAACCTGTGGATCCTGGATCTCCTCCGCACCTCCGCCGCCTACTTCGGGGCCCTGGTGGGGGTGGCGTACGCGGAGCCCTTCGTGATGCGGGAGGAGGTGGGCCTACGAACCCTGGATGCCCTGCTGTGA
- the ccsA gene encoding cytochrome c biogenesis protein CcsA → MKRLEAGALVVALSLAWYGSFFYAPTERIMGHLQRIFYVHLGLWGAALLAFLVTFGAGIQYLRAREAYWDELGGASAEIGVLFNGLVLLTGAVWAKPTWGVWWTWEPQLTSTLLTQLVYLGYLVLRAVSEGDRARRFAAVVGILAFLNLPLVFLSVRLLRGVHPVVFGQDPAGRPTGLEPAMVHALVMTLFAFILLYAALVRLRLRVGLLDGAVRRLRIEVSG, encoded by the coding sequence TTGAAGCGTCTGGAGGCCGGGGCGCTGGTGGTGGCGCTGTCCCTGGCGTGGTACGGAAGCTTCTTCTACGCCCCCACCGAGCGGATCATGGGCCACCTGCAGCGGATCTTCTACGTGCACCTGGGCCTGTGGGGAGCGGCTCTGCTGGCCTTCCTCGTGACCTTTGGCGCGGGGATCCAGTACCTCCGCGCCCGGGAAGCCTACTGGGACGAACTCGGAGGAGCCTCCGCGGAGATCGGGGTGCTGTTCAACGGGCTCGTGCTCCTCACGGGAGCCGTGTGGGCCAAGCCCACCTGGGGGGTGTGGTGGACGTGGGAACCGCAGCTCACCAGCACCCTCCTGACGCAGCTGGTGTACCTGGGATATCTCGTTCTCCGCGCGGTCTCGGAGGGAGACCGAGCCCGCCGCTTTGCGGCGGTGGTGGGCATCCTGGCCTTTCTGAACCTGCCGCTCGTGTTCCTGAGCGTCCGCCTGCTGCGCGGCGTGCACCCCGTGGTCTTCGGGCAGGATCCCGCGGGCAGGCCCACGGGACTGGAGCCCGCCATGGTGCACGCCCTGGTGATGACGCTCTTCGCCTTCATCCTCCTGTACGCGGCTCTGGTGCGCCTGCGTCTGCGGGTGGGGCTCCTGGACGGGGCCGTGCGACGCCTGCGCATCGAGGTAAGCGGGTAG
- a CDS encoding cytochrome b N-terminal domain-containing protein produces the protein MYRKAILRLQDWTLRLDRWIQRVYPQDFNPLYYTGGLANLFLTVLVISGILIFLYYEPSLEGAYASVQFLTDRVPYGVIFRGIHRYAADAFMVAILLHLFRNWFTERYRKARDSAWISGMFLLVVSGLAGFTGYLLVWDERSQLLASLTVQALRDVPLVGEHLVRLFVGGPGVSDATLPRFLFLHVGPAVTLYVLLWWHYVRIRHPKVWPPALWVLFSVGLLFFLAAVLPATSGRPAAPGAQPEGFAVDWFYLWPYVLARWMAPGWALLLVMALVVYGLWIPYSLPDDPDRVPRSPGVAVVVEDNCTGCELCYYDCPYNAIYMVPSPYPGKTRAAANRKLLAVVVDSRCVECGICIGACPFQALELPRMLEREIHERIRQATGAPVPTG, from the coding sequence GTGTACCGGAAGGCGATCCTGAGGCTGCAGGACTGGACCCTGCGGCTGGACCGGTGGATCCAGCGGGTCTACCCGCAGGACTTCAACCCCCTCTACTACACGGGGGGTCTCGCAAACCTCTTCCTCACCGTCCTCGTGATCTCCGGCATCCTCATCTTCCTGTACTACGAGCCAAGCCTGGAGGGTGCCTATGCCTCCGTGCAGTTCCTCACGGATCGGGTGCCCTACGGGGTGATCTTCCGGGGGATCCACCGGTATGCGGCGGACGCCTTCATGGTGGCCATCTTGCTGCACCTGTTCCGGAACTGGTTCACGGAGCGCTACCGGAAGGCGAGGGACTCCGCGTGGATCTCGGGGATGTTCCTCCTGGTCGTGAGCGGGCTTGCGGGGTTCACGGGGTATCTGCTGGTGTGGGACGAGCGCAGCCAGCTCCTGGCGAGCCTGACCGTCCAGGCCCTCCGGGACGTGCCCCTGGTGGGGGAGCACCTGGTTCGGCTGTTCGTGGGCGGTCCCGGGGTGAGCGATGCCACCCTTCCCCGGTTCCTGTTCCTGCACGTGGGTCCGGCCGTCACCCTCTACGTCCTCCTCTGGTGGCACTACGTCCGCATCCGGCACCCCAAGGTGTGGCCGCCGGCCCTGTGGGTCCTCTTCAGCGTGGGGCTGCTGTTCTTCCTCGCGGCGGTTCTTCCCGCCACGAGCGGCCGGCCCGCGGCCCCGGGCGCGCAGCCGGAGGGGTTCGCGGTGGACTGGTTTTACCTCTGGCCCTACGTGCTGGCCCGCTGGATGGCCCCCGGCTGGGCCTTGCTGCTGGTCATGGCCCTGGTGGTGTACGGCCTGTGGATCCCGTACTCCCTGCCCGACGATCCTGACCGGGTTCCCAGATCTCCCGGGGTGGCCGTGGTGGTGGAGGACAACTGCACGGGCTGCGAGCTCTGTTACTACGACTGCCCGTACAACGCCATCTACATGGTGCCCAGCCCCTATCCCGGGAAGACCCGGGCCGCGGCCAACCGGAAGCTGCTGGCGGTGGTGGTGGACTCCCGGTGCGTGGAGTGCGGGATCTGCATCGGAGCGTGCCCCTTCCAGGCCCTTGAGCTTCCGCGGATGCTGGAGCGGGAGATCCACGAGCGGATCCGGCAGGCCACGGGAGCCCCGGTCCCCACG
- a CDS encoding cytochrome b N-terminal domain-containing protein, translating into MWERLREWFSERKQKLDLFDETNVERYGNPLYLLGQIVYFSWIVVIVSGILLMIWYEPTTHGAYNSILRIQHEIPFGWLIRGMHKYGADMLIIAITLRIYRMYFLGEYKRPNELSWMILFGSLVLAMISGLTGYLLIWNQRAFWAAKVVLTVAVYLDQLPLIGQTRFGSAIAFAFLGGPAEGQGTLTRFYAIHFGISVLLLILVELYFIFTRRKRFNLSPTALVILLLMLVAASWIFPAEMGRRADPNRTPLPILSDWYFLALYQYVKYTPPLWAGLGPGLLIAYGMLVPFLDRSKGRRPSERPFFTVVGIMALTYFLVFTALILFNIAVIGRDPHIVLVLTALTLTLGFLLEIRYRRKVRAAEAAAPRPAPRAVPAARPAPSSGA; encoded by the coding sequence ATGTGGGAGCGCCTGCGGGAGTGGTTCAGTGAGCGCAAGCAGAAGCTGGATCTCTTTGACGAGACGAACGTGGAGCGCTACGGGAACCCCCTCTATCTTCTCGGCCAGATCGTGTACTTCTCCTGGATCGTGGTCATCGTGAGCGGCATCCTCCTCATGATCTGGTACGAGCCCACCACCCACGGGGCCTACAACTCCATCCTCCGCATCCAGCACGAGATCCCCTTCGGTTGGCTCATCCGGGGGATGCACAAGTACGGGGCGGACATGCTCATCATCGCCATCACCCTCCGGATCTACCGCATGTACTTCCTGGGGGAGTACAAGCGACCCAACGAGCTCAGCTGGATGATCCTGTTCGGGTCCCTGGTGCTGGCCATGATCTCCGGCCTCACGGGGTATCTCCTGATCTGGAACCAGCGGGCCTTCTGGGCCGCCAAGGTGGTGCTCACCGTGGCCGTCTACCTGGACCAGCTCCCCCTCATCGGCCAGACCCGGTTCGGCAGCGCCATCGCCTTCGCGTTCCTCGGCGGCCCCGCGGAGGGCCAGGGAACCCTCACCCGCTTTTACGCCATCCACTTCGGGATCTCCGTGCTGCTCTTGATCCTGGTGGAGCTGTACTTCATCTTCACCCGCCGGAAGCGCTTCAACCTCTCCCCCACCGCCCTGGTGATCCTGCTGCTGATGCTGGTGGCCGCCAGCTGGATCTTCCCCGCGGAGATGGGCCGGCGGGCGGACCCGAACCGGACGCCGCTGCCGATCCTTTCCGACTGGTACTTCCTGGCCCTGTACCAGTACGTGAAGTACACCCCACCGCTGTGGGCGGGGCTGGGACCGGGGCTCCTCATCGCCTACGGGATGCTGGTGCCCTTCCTGGACCGCAGCAAGGGACGGCGGCCCAGCGAGCGCCCCTTCTTCACCGTGGTAGGCATCATGGCCCTTACCTACTTCCTGGTCTTCACCGCCCTCATCCTGTTCAACATCGCGGTGATCGGCCGGGATCCCCACATCGTGCTCGTCCTCACCGCCCTCACCCTCACCCTGGGGTTTTTGCTGGAGATCCGGTACCGCCGGAAGGTGCGGGCTGCGGAGGCCGCGGCCCCCAGGCCCGCCCCGAGGGCGGTCCCCGCGGCGCGGCCTGCCCCGAGTTCGGGAGCGTAG
- a CDS encoding c-type cytochrome has product MSRPVAVRVFFLGLAAVLLGGCQPYIRMAGPRGPAYEPLPRYVVRMGFMPRKPSADAGKKTYDARCAVCHGPEGRGDGPMAKTLTAPEKNLYTDFLSFFRIRPRGEPLPSRPANFHNLDQMRLNTPFSMFETVARGRPHTAMPGFQHPAYGAADGGTPRLTDQEIWDVVFWEWSRTTTRERLQLGRRIYQQRCAECHGPAGDGRGPRAEEFRELVWTWARGVGPGIFTDREWMAYRKPTELYQRIAEGVERRGLKLMPAFRDELSPNEIWAVVDYLWTFVYEPPADLR; this is encoded by the coding sequence ATGAGCCGACCCGTCGCGGTGCGTGTCTTTTTCCTCGGCCTCGCCGCGGTGCTGCTCGGGGGCTGCCAACCGTACATCCGGATGGCCGGGCCCCGGGGACCTGCCTATGAGCCCCTTCCCCGCTACGTGGTCCGCATGGGCTTCATGCCCCGCAAGCCCAGCGCGGATGCGGGGAAGAAGACCTACGACGCCCGGTGCGCGGTCTGCCATGGACCCGAGGGCCGGGGAGACGGGCCCATGGCGAAGACCCTCACCGCACCCGAGAAGAACCTCTACACGGACTTCCTGAGCTTTTTCCGGATCCGCCCGAGGGGAGAGCCCCTTCCCTCCCGGCCCGCCAACTTCCACAACCTCGACCAGATGCGGCTCAATACCCCCTTTTCCATGTTCGAGACCGTGGCCCGGGGTCGCCCGCACACCGCCATGCCCGGGTTCCAGCACCCCGCGTACGGGGCCGCGGATGGCGGAACCCCGCGGCTCACGGACCAGGAGATCTGGGACGTGGTGTTCTGGGAGTGGAGCCGGACCACCACCCGGGAGCGGCTGCAGCTGGGCCGGAGGATCTACCAGCAGAGGTGCGCGGAATGTCACGGACCGGCCGGAGATGGGAGAGGACCCCGGGCGGAGGAGTTCCGGGAACTGGTGTGGACCTGGGCCCGGGGGGTGGGCCCCGGGATCTTCACGGACCGGGAGTGGATGGCCTACCGGAAGCCCACGGAGCTCTACCAGCGCATCGCGGAGGGCGTGGAGCGGCGGGGGTTGAAGCTCATGCCTGCGTTCCGGGATGAACTCAGCCCCAACGAGATCTGGGCCGTGGTAGATTACCTGTGGACCTTCGTGTACGAGCCGCCCGCGGATCTCCGGTGA
- a CDS encoding cytochrome c maturation protein CcmE, translating to MKRRRFLLVGLILAGLGVLVYGGVRSAAVYYVTVSELQARGEAAYGVPVRVAGNVVPGSIRREGSRVFFVLAEGDARLPVTYRGVVTDLFRDGAPVVVEGTWGPEGVFRARVLLTKCPTKYEGGEDAP from the coding sequence GTGAAGAGGCGGAGATTCCTGCTCGTGGGGCTCATCCTCGCGGGTCTCGGTGTGCTCGTCTACGGTGGGGTGCGGTCCGCGGCCGTCTATTACGTCACCGTCTCGGAACTTCAGGCCCGGGGGGAGGCTGCGTACGGCGTCCCGGTTCGGGTGGCGGGGAACGTGGTCCCCGGAAGCATCCGTCGGGAAGGTTCTCGGGTCTTTTTCGTGCTCGCGGAGGGAGACGCCCGGCTGCCCGTGACCTACCGGGGGGTGGTGACGGACCTCTTCCGGGACGGGGCGCCCGTGGTGGTGGAGGGGACGTGGGGTCCGGAGGGGGTGTTCCGGGCGAGGGTCCTGCTCACCAAGTGCCCCACGAAGTACGAGGGAGGGGAGGACGCGCCTTGA
- a CDS encoding Rieske 2Fe-2S domain-containing protein, with product MAEEQKAKGVNRRTFLQLVASIPAVGALAAFAAPLLRYLKPNLEPGLGVPQGKVPPDLAEGDLPKGEPLPIARLEELAEPWSSKFFVFTQKYPQYTPEQAKAATVPGVAIRLPWKVRFPGYKEGKEPTDIVVFSRICPHLGCIFNYVPDWREITAGYGGYVPPPERRHGLLGCPCHLSIYDPADREVPGRVLSGPAPRPPRYFVYEVRNGVIVVTAVEPGGIA from the coding sequence ATGGCGGAGGAGCAGAAGGCAAAGGGTGTGAACCGACGGACCTTCCTGCAACTGGTGGCCTCCATCCCCGCCGTGGGGGCCCTCGCGGCCTTCGCGGCGCCTCTTTTGCGCTACCTCAAGCCGAACCTGGAGCCCGGTCTCGGCGTGCCGCAGGGCAAGGTTCCGCCGGATCTGGCGGAGGGAGACCTCCCGAAGGGGGAGCCTCTTCCCATCGCGCGGCTGGAGGAGCTCGCGGAGCCCTGGTCCAGCAAGTTCTTCGTGTTCACCCAGAAGTACCCGCAGTACACGCCCGAGCAGGCCAAGGCGGCCACCGTTCCCGGGGTGGCCATCCGGCTCCCGTGGAAGGTGCGCTTCCCGGGCTACAAGGAGGGCAAGGAACCCACGGACATCGTGGTCTTCTCCCGGATCTGCCCGCACCTGGGATGCATCTTCAACTACGTGCCGGACTGGCGGGAGATCACGGCGGGGTACGGGGGCTACGTGCCCCCACCGGAGCGCCGGCACGGGCTCCTGGGTTGCCCCTGCCACCTCTCCATCTACGACCCCGCGGACCGGGAGGTCCCGGGCCGGGTGCTCTCCGGCCCGGCGCCGCGTCCTCCCCGCTACTTCGTCTACGAGGTCCGGAACGGGGTGATCGTGGTGACCGCGGTGGAGCCGGGAGGGATCGCCTGA
- the hemL gene encoding glutamate-1-semialdehyde 2,1-aminomutase, translated as MRQDGSHRLYARAQALMPGGVNSPVRAFRAVGGIPPFIVRGEGAYVEDVDGNRYVDYVGSWGALICGHADPEVVRAAVEAVEGGSSFGACTPYEVAFAEVLCEAVPSLEMVRLVCSGTEAVMSALRVARAATGRDRIVKFDGGYHGHADALLVRAGSGVATLELPDSPGVPAAAVQHTLSLPYNDVQAVEEAFARFGPEIAAVVVEPVAGNMGVVPAERAFLEILRDLTAAYGALLVFDEVITGFRVGWGGAQAVLGIRPDLTSLGKVIGGGFPLAAYGGRRDVMSLVAPAGPVYQAGTLSGNPVAVRAGLATLERLRQSGTYEQLERTSAQLGEGLLDAARTAGVPVQLNRVGSMLTLFFSEVPVRDYESARRSDVVRYAQFFWEMLRRGVYLPPSQFEAMFVSLAHGPEEIEHTVEAAYEALRELR; from the coding sequence ATGAGGCAGGACGGTTCCCACAGGCTCTACGCCCGCGCCCAGGCCCTCATGCCGGGGGGCGTGAACAGCCCTGTCCGGGCCTTTCGGGCGGTGGGCGGGATTCCGCCCTTTATCGTGCGGGGCGAGGGGGCATACGTGGAGGACGTGGACGGGAACCGGTACGTGGACTACGTGGGCAGTTGGGGCGCCCTCATCTGCGGGCACGCGGACCCGGAGGTGGTGCGGGCCGCGGTGGAGGCCGTGGAAGGCGGAAGCTCCTTCGGTGCCTGCACCCCGTATGAGGTGGCCTTCGCGGAGGTGCTCTGCGAGGCCGTTCCCTCCCTGGAGATGGTGCGGCTGGTGTGCAGCGGCACCGAGGCGGTGATGAGTGCCCTCCGGGTCGCCCGGGCCGCCACGGGGCGGGACCGCATCGTGAAATTCGACGGCGGTTATCACGGGCACGCGGACGCCCTTTTGGTCCGTGCGGGGAGCGGCGTGGCCACCCTGGAGCTCCCGGATAGCCCGGGCGTTCCCGCGGCCGCGGTCCAGCATACCCTCTCCCTCCCGTACAACGACGTCCAGGCCGTGGAGGAGGCCTTCGCGCGGTTCGGACCGGAGATCGCCGCGGTGGTGGTGGAACCCGTGGCGGGCAACATGGGCGTGGTGCCCGCGGAGCGGGCGTTTCTGGAGATCCTGCGGGACCTGACCGCGGCGTACGGCGCCTTGCTGGTCTTCGACGAGGTCATTACGGGCTTCCGGGTCGGGTGGGGCGGGGCCCAGGCGGTCCTCGGCATCCGGCCGGACCTCACCTCTCTGGGGAAGGTGATCGGCGGTGGGTTTCCCCTCGCGGCCTACGGTGGACGGCGCGACGTGATGTCCCTGGTGGCGCCCGCGGGACCCGTGTACCAGGCGGGCACGCTTTCGGGGAATCCCGTGGCGGTACGGGCGGGGCTGGCGACCCTGGAACGGTTGCGGCAGTCCGGAACCTACGAGCAACTGGAGCGGACGAGTGCCCAACTGGGAGAGGGACTTCTGGACGCGGCCCGAACCGCGGGCGTGCCCGTGCAGCTGAACCGGGTGGGGAGCATGCTCACCCTGTTCTTCTCCGAGGTTCCCGTGCGGGACTACGAAAGCGCCCGGAGGTCGGATGTGGTCCGGTATGCGCAGTTCTTCTGGGAGATGCTGCGCCGGGGCGTCTACCTCCCGCCCAGCCAGTTCGAGGCCATGTTCGTGTCCCTGGCCCACGGGCCGGAGGAGATCGAGCACACGGTCGAGGCAGCCTACGAGGCCCTCCGGGAGCTGCGATGA
- a CDS encoding glycosyltransferase family 2 protein, translating into MRVLIVMPLYNEEQTLEGVLRAVRRYAPAADILVVDDGSTDHSPEILKRFPEVRVIRHPENRGYGASLMSGFRYALEHGYDVVVTMDCDEQHEPYLIPDLLSALEGVDIVSGSRYLPGSSRGQDPPPDRLRINREITEEVNALTGLGITDAFCGFKAYRAEALRRLELDEPSYGMPLQVWVQAAALKLRVREIPIGRIYKNPARRFWGGLDDPEVRLRYYREVLHRAVQRWLRGAESAVCAGKEPRG; encoded by the coding sequence ATGAGGGTCCTCATCGTCATGCCCCTGTACAATGAGGAGCAGACCCTGGAAGGGGTGCTGCGGGCGGTGCGGCGGTACGCGCCCGCGGCGGACATCCTGGTGGTGGACGACGGCAGCACGGACCACTCCCCGGAGATCCTGAAGCGGTTTCCGGAGGTCCGGGTGATCCGCCACCCGGAAAACCGCGGGTACGGGGCCTCCCTGATGAGCGGCTTCCGGTATGCCCTGGAACACGGGTACGACGTGGTGGTGACCATGGACTGCGACGAGCAGCACGAGCCCTACCTCATCCCAGACCTCCTGAGCGCCCTGGAGGGCGTGGACATCGTCTCCGGGAGCCGCTATCTCCCGGGCTCCTCCCGGGGCCAGGATCCGCCGCCGGACCGGCTCCGCATCAACCGGGAGATCACGGAGGAGGTGAACGCCCTCACGGGATTGGGGATCACGGATGCCTTCTGCGGGTTCAAGGCGTACCGGGCGGAGGCCCTCCGGAGGCTGGAACTGGACGAGCCCTCCTACGGGATGCCCCTGCAGGTGTGGGTGCAGGCCGCGGCCTTGAAGCTGCGCGTCCGGGAGATCCCCATCGGCCGCATCTACAAGAATCCCGCGCGCCGGTTCTGGGGGGGACTCGATGACCCGGAGGTCCGGTTGCGGTACTACCGGGAGGTCCTGCACCGTGCCGTACAGCGGTGGCTGCGCGGGGCGGAGTCCGCGGTCTGCGCGGGAAAGGAGCCCAGGGGATGA
- the hemB gene encoding porphobilinogen synthase, with protein MGFPVHRGRRLRRTEVLRRLVAEHALRAEQLVAPLFVKEGLSQPVEIPSLPGQYQHTLHSLVREVGELLEAGVRAVILFGIPTRKDPVGSEAYSPEGIVQRALRRLRREFGDQVVLLADLCLCEYTDHGHCGVLAGPEGPVDNDATLEIYGRVAVAQAEAGADLVAPSGMMDGQVQAIRRSLDQAGYSHVGILAYAAKYASCFYGPFREAAESSPRFGDRRSYQMDPPNIREALREVAQDLEEGADLVMVKPALPYLDVLRAVKERFGVPTAAYQVSGEYAMIHAAAQRGWVDLERAMWETLLAIRRAGADVILTYFAKEAARKLRA; from the coding sequence ATGGGATTTCCGGTCCACCGGGGACGGCGGCTGCGTCGCACGGAGGTCCTGCGGCGGCTGGTGGCCGAGCACGCCCTGCGGGCCGAGCAGCTGGTCGCCCCCCTCTTCGTGAAGGAGGGCCTCTCGCAGCCCGTGGAGATTCCCTCCCTTCCGGGTCAGTACCAGCACACCTTGCACAGCTTGGTGCGGGAGGTGGGAGAACTCCTGGAGGCGGGAGTCCGGGCGGTGATCCTCTTCGGGATCCCCACGCGGAAGGATCCGGTGGGGAGCGAGGCCTACAGCCCTGAGGGGATCGTCCAGCGAGCCCTGCGGAGGCTGCGGAGGGAGTTCGGGGATCAGGTGGTGCTCCTCGCGGACCTGTGCCTGTGCGAGTACACGGACCACGGCCACTGCGGGGTCTTGGCAGGGCCCGAGGGGCCCGTGGACAACGATGCCACCCTGGAGATCTACGGCCGCGTGGCGGTGGCCCAGGCGGAGGCCGGCGCGGACCTCGTGGCGCCCTCCGGCATGATGGACGGGCAGGTCCAGGCCATCCGCCGGAGCCTGGATCAGGCGGGTTACTCCCACGTGGGGATCCTGGCGTATGCGGCGAAGTACGCCAGCTGCTTCTACGGCCCGTTCCGGGAGGCCGCGGAGAGCTCCCCGCGGTTCGGGGATCGGCGAAGCTACCAGATGGATCCCCCGAACATACGGGAAGCCCTGCGGGAGGTGGCGCAGGACTTGGAGGAGGGTGCGGACCTGGTGATGGTCAAGCCCGCGCTCCCCTACCTGGACGTGCTGCGGGCGGTGAAGGAACGGTTCGGGGTGCCCACCGCCGCCTACCAGGTGAGCGGGGAGTACGCCATGATCCACGCCGCCGCCCAGCGGGGGTGGGTGGATCTGGAGCGGGCCATGTGGGAGACCCTCCTGGCCATCCGGCGGGCCGGGGCGGATGTGATCCTCACGTACTTCGCGAAGGAAGCCGCGCGGAAGCTCCGGGCATGA